In the genome of Geotrypetes seraphini chromosome 16, aGeoSer1.1, whole genome shotgun sequence, one region contains:
- the PGLYRP2 gene encoding N-acetylmuramoyl-L-alanine amidase isoform X2, with amino-acid sequence MAASTIRNLLLCVCILAKPTRGTVTFHMNNFIDVLEELETHLAASSMLAVIELLQELGDCASDDFHRYVLGRPSAPELNLPSQAKEQKSLIRLLMKHEVGPSTENGVVLVPDGTTVALCPLISGLEAGLKRNRDVPLPDVKEVVDHFESLTLKDGVSSSTVDNLYSATIAKDLGLAFFEFQENKTQTAMGPDGCWDDVSMPRVFTLLGDPSPVTNAFVNGALDGIILGHYISEGSKVRTPRRISTLGSKVGTPSRISTLLKDYYNNDGVAADMTLRSNFRRKNFLKITSLEKLEKTVKISLILYRTIMNISFPGSEDKEEGNLASNAVQEFHQFFLECPAIIPRCMWGARPFKGTPTLLTLPLEFLYIHHTYEPSRPCTTFPACSADMRSMQQFHQKDRGWSDIGYSFVVGSDGYLYEGRGWYWLGAHTRGHNTRGYGVSFIGNYTATLPEAFSLELVRDNFQKCAVRGGKLISTFSIQGHRQVVATSCPGDALFAEIKTWNRFKET; translated from the exons GCACTGTCACGTTCCACATGAACAATTTCATCGATGTCCTTGAAGAGCTAGAAACGCATCTCGCAGCCTCATCAATGCTAGCAGTGATAGAGCTTCTGCAGGAACTCGGCGACTGTGCCAGTGATGACTTCCACCGATATGTCCTTGGTAGGCCTTCAGCGCCAGAACTGAACCTGCCCTCCCAAGCCAAAGAGCAGAAATCCCTCATCCGACTTCTGATGAAGCACGAAGTGGGGCCTTCCACGGAGAATGGGGTGGTTCTAGTGCCAGATGGGACCACTGTAGCGCTGTGCCCTCTCATTTCTGGGCTGGAAGCTGGGCTCAAGAGGAACCGTGATGTGCCTCTGCCAGATGTGAAGGAAGTTGTGGACCACTTTGAATCCTTAACCCTCAAGGATGGTGTGTCATCTAGCACTGTAGACAATCTTTACTCTGCAACGATAGCAAAAGACTTGGGTTTGGCTTTCTTTGAGTTCCAGGAGAACAAAACCCAGACGGCCATGGGCCCTGATGGATGCTGGGATGATGTGTCAATGCCCCGGGTATTTACCCTACTGGGCGATCCTTCCCCTGTCACCAATGCATTCGTCAATGGAGCACTAGATGGCATCATTCTAGGACATTACATCAGCGAAGGGAGCAAGGTTAGAACCCCACGTAGAATTAGCACTTTAGGGAGCAAGGTTGGAACCCCAAGTAGAATTAGCACTTTACTAAAAGACTATTACAACAATGATGGTGTGGCCGCAGACATGACTCTGAGGAGCAATTTCAGGCGTAAAAACTTTCTGAAGATCACCAGCCTGGAGAAGTTAGAAAAAACAGTGAAAATCTCATTGATCCTGTACAGAACTATCATGAATATCTCCTTTCCCGGCTCAGAAGACAAAGAAGAGGGAAACTTAGCCAGCAATGCAGTTCAGGaatttcatcaattttttctag AATGTCCAGCAATCATACCACGCTGCATGTGGGGTGCCAGGCCGTTCAAGGGCACCCCCACCCTCCTCACCCTACCCCTGGAATTCCTCTACATTCATCACACCTATGAGCCCAGCCGCCCATGTACGACCTTCCCGGCCTGTTCAGCAGACATGAGAAGCATGCAGCAGTTCCACCAGAAGGACCGGGGCTGGAGCGACATTGGATATAG CTTCGTTGTGGGCTCGGATGGCTACCTCTATGAAGGGCGGGGCTGGTACTGGCTGGGAGCTCACACCAGAGGTCACAACACCAGAGGCTATGGCGTGAGCTTCATTGGGAACTACACTGCCACTCTACCAGAAGCATTCTCCCTGGAGCTGGTTCGGGATAACTTCCAAAAGTGTGCCGTAAGGGGTGGCAAATTGATCAGCACCTTCTCCATTCAGGGCCATCGGCAGGTGGTGGCTACTTCCTGCCCTGGAGATGCGCTCTTTGCAGAGATAAAGACATGGAATCGATTCAAG GAGACCTGA
- the PGLYRP2 gene encoding N-acetylmuramoyl-L-alanine amidase isoform X4, whose product MLFPKGSVFAKSRQSTDSLKEHIRGQFNSKIGTVTFHMNNFIDVLEELETHLAASSMLAVIELLQELGDCASDDFHRYVLGRPSAPELNLPSQAKEQKSLIRLLMKHEVGPSTENGVVLVPDGTTVALCPLISGLEAGLKRNRDVPLPDVKEVVDHFESLTLKDGVSSSTVDNLYSATIAKDLGLAFFEFQENKTQTAMGPDGCWDDVSMPRVFTLLGDPSPVTNAFVNGALDGIILGHYISEGSKVRTPRRISTLGSKVGTPSRISTLLKDYYNNDGVAADMTLRSNFRRKNFLKITSLEKLEKTVKISLILYRTIMNISFPGSEDKEEGNLASNAVQEFHQFFLECPAIIPRCMWGARPFKGTPTLLTLPLEFLYIHHTYEPSRPCTTFPACSADMRSMQQFHQKDRGWSDIGYR is encoded by the exons GCACTGTCACGTTCCACATGAACAATTTCATCGATGTCCTTGAAGAGCTAGAAACGCATCTCGCAGCCTCATCAATGCTAGCAGTGATAGAGCTTCTGCAGGAACTCGGCGACTGTGCCAGTGATGACTTCCACCGATATGTCCTTGGTAGGCCTTCAGCGCCAGAACTGAACCTGCCCTCCCAAGCCAAAGAGCAGAAATCCCTCATCCGACTTCTGATGAAGCACGAAGTGGGGCCTTCCACGGAGAATGGGGTGGTTCTAGTGCCAGATGGGACCACTGTAGCGCTGTGCCCTCTCATTTCTGGGCTGGAAGCTGGGCTCAAGAGGAACCGTGATGTGCCTCTGCCAGATGTGAAGGAAGTTGTGGACCACTTTGAATCCTTAACCCTCAAGGATGGTGTGTCATCTAGCACTGTAGACAATCTTTACTCTGCAACGATAGCAAAAGACTTGGGTTTGGCTTTCTTTGAGTTCCAGGAGAACAAAACCCAGACGGCCATGGGCCCTGATGGATGCTGGGATGATGTGTCAATGCCCCGGGTATTTACCCTACTGGGCGATCCTTCCCCTGTCACCAATGCATTCGTCAATGGAGCACTAGATGGCATCATTCTAGGACATTACATCAGCGAAGGGAGCAAGGTTAGAACCCCACGTAGAATTAGCACTTTAGGGAGCAAGGTTGGAACCCCAAGTAGAATTAGCACTTTACTAAAAGACTATTACAACAATGATGGTGTGGCCGCAGACATGACTCTGAGGAGCAATTTCAGGCGTAAAAACTTTCTGAAGATCACCAGCCTGGAGAAGTTAGAAAAAACAGTGAAAATCTCATTGATCCTGTACAGAACTATCATGAATATCTCCTTTCCCGGCTCAGAAGACAAAGAAGAGGGAAACTTAGCCAGCAATGCAGTTCAGGaatttcatcaattttttctag AATGTCCAGCAATCATACCACGCTGCATGTGGGGTGCCAGGCCGTTCAAGGGCACCCCCACCCTCCTCACCCTACCCCTGGAATTCCTCTACATTCATCACACCTATGAGCCCAGCCGCCCATGTACGACCTTCCCGGCCTGTTCAGCAGACATGAGAAGCATGCAGCAGTTCCACCAGAAGGACCGGGGCTGGAGCGACATTGGATATAGGTGA
- the PGLYRP2 gene encoding N-acetylmuramoyl-L-alanine amidase isoform X3 yields MNNFIDVLEELETHLAASSMLAVIELLQELGDCASDDFHRYVLGRPSAPELNLPSQAKEQKSLIRLLMKHEVGPSTENGVVLVPDGTTVALCPLISGLEAGLKRNRDVPLPDVKEVVDHFESLTLKDGVSSSTVDNLYSATIAKDLGLAFFEFQENKTQTAMGPDGCWDDVSMPRVFTLLGDPSPVTNAFVNGALDGIILGHYISEGSKVRTPRRISTLGSKVGTPSRISTLLKDYYNNDGVAADMTLRSNFRRKNFLKITSLEKLEKTVKISLILYRTIMNISFPGSEDKEEGNLASNAVQEFHQFFLECPAIIPRCMWGARPFKGTPTLLTLPLEFLYIHHTYEPSRPCTTFPACSADMRSMQQFHQKDRGWSDIGYSFVVGSDGYLYEGRGWYWLGAHTRGHNTRGYGVSFIGNYTATLPEAFSLELVRDNFQKCAVRGGKLISTFSIQGHRQVVATSCPGDALFAEIKTWNRFKET; encoded by the exons ATGAACAATTTCATCGATGTCCTTGAAGAGCTAGAAACGCATCTCGCAGCCTCATCAATGCTAGCAGTGATAGAGCTTCTGCAGGAACTCGGCGACTGTGCCAGTGATGACTTCCACCGATATGTCCTTGGTAGGCCTTCAGCGCCAGAACTGAACCTGCCCTCCCAAGCCAAAGAGCAGAAATCCCTCATCCGACTTCTGATGAAGCACGAAGTGGGGCCTTCCACGGAGAATGGGGTGGTTCTAGTGCCAGATGGGACCACTGTAGCGCTGTGCCCTCTCATTTCTGGGCTGGAAGCTGGGCTCAAGAGGAACCGTGATGTGCCTCTGCCAGATGTGAAGGAAGTTGTGGACCACTTTGAATCCTTAACCCTCAAGGATGGTGTGTCATCTAGCACTGTAGACAATCTTTACTCTGCAACGATAGCAAAAGACTTGGGTTTGGCTTTCTTTGAGTTCCAGGAGAACAAAACCCAGACGGCCATGGGCCCTGATGGATGCTGGGATGATGTGTCAATGCCCCGGGTATTTACCCTACTGGGCGATCCTTCCCCTGTCACCAATGCATTCGTCAATGGAGCACTAGATGGCATCATTCTAGGACATTACATCAGCGAAGGGAGCAAGGTTAGAACCCCACGTAGAATTAGCACTTTAGGGAGCAAGGTTGGAACCCCAAGTAGAATTAGCACTTTACTAAAAGACTATTACAACAATGATGGTGTGGCCGCAGACATGACTCTGAGGAGCAATTTCAGGCGTAAAAACTTTCTGAAGATCACCAGCCTGGAGAAGTTAGAAAAAACAGTGAAAATCTCATTGATCCTGTACAGAACTATCATGAATATCTCCTTTCCCGGCTCAGAAGACAAAGAAGAGGGAAACTTAGCCAGCAATGCAGTTCAGGaatttcatcaattttttctag AATGTCCAGCAATCATACCACGCTGCATGTGGGGTGCCAGGCCGTTCAAGGGCACCCCCACCCTCCTCACCCTACCCCTGGAATTCCTCTACATTCATCACACCTATGAGCCCAGCCGCCCATGTACGACCTTCCCGGCCTGTTCAGCAGACATGAGAAGCATGCAGCAGTTCCACCAGAAGGACCGGGGCTGGAGCGACATTGGATATAG CTTCGTTGTGGGCTCGGATGGCTACCTCTATGAAGGGCGGGGCTGGTACTGGCTGGGAGCTCACACCAGAGGTCACAACACCAGAGGCTATGGCGTGAGCTTCATTGGGAACTACACTGCCACTCTACCAGAAGCATTCTCCCTGGAGCTGGTTCGGGATAACTTCCAAAAGTGTGCCGTAAGGGGTGGCAAATTGATCAGCACCTTCTCCATTCAGGGCCATCGGCAGGTGGTGGCTACTTCCTGCCCTGGAGATGCGCTCTTTGCAGAGATAAAGACATGGAATCGATTCAAG GAGACCTGA
- the PGLYRP2 gene encoding N-acetylmuramoyl-L-alanine amidase isoform X1, whose protein sequence is MLFPKGSVFAKSRQSTDSLKEHIRGQFNSKIGTVTFHMNNFIDVLEELETHLAASSMLAVIELLQELGDCASDDFHRYVLGRPSAPELNLPSQAKEQKSLIRLLMKHEVGPSTENGVVLVPDGTTVALCPLISGLEAGLKRNRDVPLPDVKEVVDHFESLTLKDGVSSSTVDNLYSATIAKDLGLAFFEFQENKTQTAMGPDGCWDDVSMPRVFTLLGDPSPVTNAFVNGALDGIILGHYISEGSKVRTPRRISTLGSKVGTPSRISTLLKDYYNNDGVAADMTLRSNFRRKNFLKITSLEKLEKTVKISLILYRTIMNISFPGSEDKEEGNLASNAVQEFHQFFLECPAIIPRCMWGARPFKGTPTLLTLPLEFLYIHHTYEPSRPCTTFPACSADMRSMQQFHQKDRGWSDIGYSFVVGSDGYLYEGRGWYWLGAHTRGHNTRGYGVSFIGNYTATLPEAFSLELVRDNFQKCAVRGGKLISTFSIQGHRQVVATSCPGDALFAEIKTWNRFKET, encoded by the exons GCACTGTCACGTTCCACATGAACAATTTCATCGATGTCCTTGAAGAGCTAGAAACGCATCTCGCAGCCTCATCAATGCTAGCAGTGATAGAGCTTCTGCAGGAACTCGGCGACTGTGCCAGTGATGACTTCCACCGATATGTCCTTGGTAGGCCTTCAGCGCCAGAACTGAACCTGCCCTCCCAAGCCAAAGAGCAGAAATCCCTCATCCGACTTCTGATGAAGCACGAAGTGGGGCCTTCCACGGAGAATGGGGTGGTTCTAGTGCCAGATGGGACCACTGTAGCGCTGTGCCCTCTCATTTCTGGGCTGGAAGCTGGGCTCAAGAGGAACCGTGATGTGCCTCTGCCAGATGTGAAGGAAGTTGTGGACCACTTTGAATCCTTAACCCTCAAGGATGGTGTGTCATCTAGCACTGTAGACAATCTTTACTCTGCAACGATAGCAAAAGACTTGGGTTTGGCTTTCTTTGAGTTCCAGGAGAACAAAACCCAGACGGCCATGGGCCCTGATGGATGCTGGGATGATGTGTCAATGCCCCGGGTATTTACCCTACTGGGCGATCCTTCCCCTGTCACCAATGCATTCGTCAATGGAGCACTAGATGGCATCATTCTAGGACATTACATCAGCGAAGGGAGCAAGGTTAGAACCCCACGTAGAATTAGCACTTTAGGGAGCAAGGTTGGAACCCCAAGTAGAATTAGCACTTTACTAAAAGACTATTACAACAATGATGGTGTGGCCGCAGACATGACTCTGAGGAGCAATTTCAGGCGTAAAAACTTTCTGAAGATCACCAGCCTGGAGAAGTTAGAAAAAACAGTGAAAATCTCATTGATCCTGTACAGAACTATCATGAATATCTCCTTTCCCGGCTCAGAAGACAAAGAAGAGGGAAACTTAGCCAGCAATGCAGTTCAGGaatttcatcaattttttctag AATGTCCAGCAATCATACCACGCTGCATGTGGGGTGCCAGGCCGTTCAAGGGCACCCCCACCCTCCTCACCCTACCCCTGGAATTCCTCTACATTCATCACACCTATGAGCCCAGCCGCCCATGTACGACCTTCCCGGCCTGTTCAGCAGACATGAGAAGCATGCAGCAGTTCCACCAGAAGGACCGGGGCTGGAGCGACATTGGATATAG CTTCGTTGTGGGCTCGGATGGCTACCTCTATGAAGGGCGGGGCTGGTACTGGCTGGGAGCTCACACCAGAGGTCACAACACCAGAGGCTATGGCGTGAGCTTCATTGGGAACTACACTGCCACTCTACCAGAAGCATTCTCCCTGGAGCTGGTTCGGGATAACTTCCAAAAGTGTGCCGTAAGGGGTGGCAAATTGATCAGCACCTTCTCCATTCAGGGCCATCGGCAGGTGGTGGCTACTTCCTGCCCTGGAGATGCGCTCTTTGCAGAGATAAAGACATGGAATCGATTCAAG GAGACCTGA